AAAATTGATGAAATGCATCATTGAATAGTGAAACTCTATTCGCCAGGCATAGACACAATTTATTGGTATGAAACGAGTAAACCCATATCTAACATGGGTTTGCCGAAATATTATCAGTTGATTGAATGAAAAGGGTTTTAGAATACTAGCGCGGGCATTGACTTTTACCAACTCTCTCCACATCAAAAATCTCGCATTTTTCTGAATCAGAAAAATGCGAGATTTTATTTTTAGGACAATCCAGTCATTTTTAAAGAGTTGGATCAATTGTTTGTTGATTCTTATTTCTCTGATAAAAATACTGGATTTGTAAAGGCTTTTCGCTTAAAGATTTGATAAATATAATTGAAAGCAACTAAGACTGTAAAGCTTAAACCAATGATGACACCAGTATCATAAGCTAGAGCAAATCCTTCTGGTGCTACCATTAAGTATACAAATACCACAGAAGTCATGAATAAAGCTGGTAAACCGGCAATCCAGTGGAACTTGCCTGTTTTTAATAAATATGATGCTGCAACCCAAAGCATAACTGTCGCAACCATTTGATTCGTCATCCCTACATAACGCCATAAGAATTGATAATCAATTGTTGATAAGAAGAATGCTGGTGCTGCTACTGCAACTGTTGCTAAAATCGGTGTTGCATTATTTTTTGGTAAACGAGATCCTAAAAAGTCTAACACAATCATGCGTGCTGAACGTAATGAAGTATCACCTGTTGTAATTGGTAAAATAACAATTCCTAAAATCGCTAAAATACTACCGAATGTACCAAGTAATGCAATTGAAATTTCGTCTACTACGCCACCTGCACCAATTTCAGCAAGTTTTGGTAATAATCCTTCTGTACCGCCATAGAAACTCATACCAGCTGCACACCAGATTAACGCAATAACACCTTCACCAATCATGGCACCAAAGAAAACTTTGCGTCCTTCAGATTCTTTCTTGATTGTTCTTGAAATAATCGGGCTTTGGGTAGAGTGGAAACCAGAGATTGCACCACAAGAAATAGTTACCATTAATAATGGCCATACAGGTAAATCATTCGGATGCATATTTGTTAAAGATACTTCAGGAATAGCAATATCCGAAGTTACTAGTGCTACTAATACCGCACCAGCCATAATGATTAATACCGCACCAAATACTGGATAAATACGACCGATAATTTGATTGATCGGTAAAATCGCTGCTAATAAGAAGTAAATGAAAATAGCAATAAGTGCTGTCATAAATGTAATACCTAATTTTGAAGATAGAACAGCGGCAGGTCCTGCTGTAAAGGCAGCTGCTACTAAAACCATTAGTACAACTGAAACGATATCAGTGAATACGCGCATAACTTTTCCTAAATAGCGTTGAACAAGTGCTGGGAATTGTGCTCCTCCATGACGTAGAGATAACATCCCTGCAAAATAGTCATGAACGGCTCCGGCAAAAATACAACCAAATACAATCCAAATCATTGCAACTGGACCATAGAGTGCACCTGCAATTGCACCGTAAATTGGGCCAAGCCCTGCGATATTTAATAGTTGAATTATCCAGCCCTTCCATGCAGGCATGGGCATATAATCTAAATTATCAGCTTTTGTATAAGCTGGTGTTGGCGTTGTATCATTTACAATAAAAACCTTTTCAATAAATTTTCCATAAACGATATACCCTACAATTAATAGAGCAATCGAACCAAGAAGTGTAAACATAAATCCCCCTCCAATTTTTCTGATAATTCAAATTATATAAATGTATGACTAGATTTGTAAACAGAGTTTTTTGAAAATTAAAGGGGAAAGATATATTAAAATTGCGAATATTAAAATAAAACATAGATAAACACACGTTAAGTAGTGAAAACTGTTATATAAAAATATAATGGATTTCGAAATATATTTAATGGGATGTATTAATGTGGAAGTAAATTGACGGATTTTGTGTTTTTAACACAGATAAAGCTCTAGCTTCAACGTCTCTCTCCATTCAGAAAAGGGGAGTTATTTCGGGGAAAGTTAGAGCATAAAGAAAGGTTTTCAAATTTTGAATTGTGTGAGTACCGGGCACCGATAATAAATAAAAAAAACAAGGATTTGAGTACTTTTACTCAAATCCTTTTTCTAATAATAAATATTTAATGATTGTCCTGCTTCAAGATTATTGGAATTTAGTTGGTTCCATTGCTTAATGGAAGTGACCTTAACATGATGAGCTTCTGCAATTAGAGTTAGTGAATCGCCAGCTTCTACTTGTATCGTTTTTTTGCTTTGTATCGGATTATCGTACTGCGCTAAGTCATATTGTGCAATGAGCGCGTTGAGTTTTTCATTGTATTTGGAATCTGTGGCGTAGGTGCCTGTTAAGAAGTGGGTCGCATCTTTATAAGAAGTTGTGTTGCTTTTGAATACGCTCGTATAAAATTGTTTATTCCACGAGACTCCGTTTCGAAGTAAGTTCACATAATCTTTTAAAGACTCTTCATAGGAAGTATACTTGCGGAATTCAGCTTGAATCGTTGTCATATTGCCTTCACCATCATCTTCTAACGTTTCAAGGGCGACCGAATTGTTTTGATATTTTCCCTTGATTCCAAATAAATTATAGTTTGGGGATGCAGCGAGTCCACTTTGTCCACTTTTACTCTCAAGAATGGCTTGTGCAATCATAACAGATGCATATAAATCATTGTCAGCACCAAGCTTGCGAGCAGTTTCAGCAATTTCGCCTATAAATGCTTCAACAGTAGGGGTTTCCTCGATCTGTTGAGGAGTAGCCGTGTTCATTGGCTTAAACAAAAAACGGTCGAGTCCGAAAACTAAGAGCCCAAGGATGGCACCAAGAAATAGGGTAGCTAGCAGAACTTTTCGAATGAATGCCATGCGATTTACAGATGTTGAAAGCTTACAACATCTTCCTCCTTTCTATTGTCATAAAATATTATCGTTATTAATTAAAGTTTATCATTATTATAACGAAATTGAGTGTGAAATAGTTTCAAAGAATGGATTTTTAACCTAGACCTTTTCATCCGAAAAAATGATCATTGGAAGCATTTGTTTTGATACGTTGATTGCTGTAATATAGTTATTTCAAAAGGTAAATTGTTAGTAAAAAAGTTAGATCATACTACGTGAGGAGTGGATATATGTACGAGCTAAAAACGAAGGAAACGGATGAAAATGTAATTGAATTTATAGAAAAAGTTGAGAGTCAAAAAAAACGTGAAGATGCGTATAGATTGCTCCAATTATTTACGGAAGCGACAGGCTTTGAAGCGAAAATGTGGGGGCCAAGCATTATTGGATTCGGCGCGTACCATTACGTTTATAAAACAGGTCATGAAGGGGATGCACCCCTTGTTGGTTTTTCACCACGTAAAGCAAAAATCAGTCTGTATTTTGCACTAAGCATACGACTGGCAAAGCATGTGTCTACATTAATAAAGTTGACGATATTGATACAGATATTTTAAAAGAGTTAATCCATCAATCGATTTTGTTTTTACAAAGCCAGTATCCTGAAAAATAGCGAAACGGGTATTCAAACGAACTTGATGTATCTATGTGACAACAACTAACTAACTAACTAACCAACCTGCACCATGCATGCCTACATTCATTTCACCTTAGTAAATTTCAGCATAATGCGATCAGTCTTGCACACAATTCTCTTGCAATTTATAAAATAGAGAATAAGGGAAACATTTATCTTTTTCCTATTAAAAAGAGGTGTTTAGTGTGCTAAATGAGAAGATTCAATCATTAGAAAATGGCTTTCGATTATTTGATTGGTATCACCTCAGCTGGCTGATGTTAACGGGGCTAGTTATATGTATTATGTATAAGATTTATAGTAGTGCGGATATAAAAAGGCAAAAAAAAATAAGAATACGATTGGCGCTTGTAATTTTGCTGTTGGAGAGCAAAAAAAATCTAGTATTAGTCTGGCAAGGAGAATTTTGGTACGGTTCGTTGCCACTACATCTATGCGGGCTGGGCATTTTTATTGTATTGGCACATGCCTTGTTGAAAGGTCACCACCTAGATATGCTGCTCTATTTTTTGACGATGCCAGGTGCATTCATGTCGCTACTTACACCAGATTGGACGAATGTGTCAGCATTTAATTACTTGCATTTTCATAGTTTTTTATTTCATGTATTATTATTTGCCTATCCTGTGACTATGCTATTATCAAAAGAATTAACGTTGTCCATACGTAAAATGTGGCAGCCAATTTTATTCTCATGCGTGACCGTTCCAGTTATTTATATATTGAATGTATTGTGGGGAACCAATTTTATGTTTATCAACCAAGCTGCGGAAGGGACACCACTGATGCTACTCGAGCAGTATTTAGGGAGGCAATATTATATTCTAGGCTTCATTGGTCTTGTAATGGTTTTTTGGCTCCTATTGCTTTTGCCAATAATAGTTTGTAAAAAAACTCAATATTAGTGAATAAAAAGAGGTGACCTTCGAATTAATTCGGTACCTATTAATAATTGAAAATATTGAACAAAGAAAGCAGCTAATAAATCGCTATTAGATTTATTAGCTGCTAAATATTTTGTGTGAAATTTGTTTATTAAATCCTATTTCGCCGTAAACTTCTTTACCGCAGGAATGATATCATTCCCAATAATCTCAATGTTTTTCATCACTTTTTCTAACGGCACACCGCCAAAGTCAATTTGTGCCATAAAGCGTTGCATGCCGTATAGTTCATATTGATAGTGTAGCTTTTCAATAATTTGATTAGTTGAACCAACCATTAACGCATCTGTTACTGAAGTAGATGCCTCGAATTGTCCACGAGGGTAGCCTTGCCCACGAATCGCCTGCATGCCGCCGTTTAAGTGTGGGTACATGCCTTCTAATGCTTCAGCTTCTGTTTCGGTTACATAAAATAAGCTCGTTGTTGCAATCGGTAGTTTTGAAGCATCATGGCCACTGCGCGTCGCTGCTTCACGATAAGCGTCGACAGAAGGGGCGAATGCCATAGCTGGCCCACCTAAAGTTGTCAGCATCATAGGAATACCCATATAGCCGGCTTTAATCGCGCTTTCCGGCGGCCCACCAACTGCACGCCAAATAGGCAGAGACCCATTAAGTGGCTGAGGTAAAATATGTGCATCTTTTAATGGTGCGCGGAATTTGCCTTCATAATTGACGATATCCTTGTCATTTAATTGCTTTAATAACGCTAATTTTTCCTCAAAAATCTCCTCATAATCACGTAGGCTCACACCGAATAATTCATGTGCACCAACACGTGAACCTCGTCCTGCAACGATTTCTGCACGGCCATTTGATATTAAATCAAGCGTTGCAAAATCCTCATAAACACGTACCGGATCGGCTACACTAAGTACCGTTGCCGAGCTTGCAAGTTTAATTTTCGAAGTTGCCTGAGCAATTGCGCCAAGAACAACTGAATGCGCTTGTGTTGCGAAGTATTGCTGATGGCTTTCACCGACAGCAAATACATCTATGCCTGCTTGCTCTGCAAATTTACTTGTTTCGATAATTTCATGGATTCGCTCCTGAGCTGAAATGCGCGAACCAGTTAAAGGATTCGGGATATGATCGCCTAATGTATATAGCCCAAATTCCATGCCGTTTTTTTCATCAATTCGATAGTTTTCCATTTGGAAACACTCCTTATTCAATCGGTTTTAATTTTGCTGTAATTTCTGCTCGTTTTGGCTCTAAAAAGTCTGGCAAATCTAGCTGTTCGCCTAACGTTTCGATGTTCCCATCTATTAAAAATCCAGGGCCGTCTGTCGCAATTTCAAATAAAATGCCATTTGATTCACGGAAGTATAAGCTCTTGAAGTAGAAACGATCAACAATACCTGAGCTCATAAAGCCACGTTTTTTCACCTGTTCGTTCCAATAAATCAATTCTTCCTCGTTTTTTACGCGAATTGCTAAATGATGAATGCTGCCTCGGCCAGGTTTTTCAGAGATGCCATCTTGCTCAATAATATAAATTTCGCCGAATAATTCATTATCAATCGATTGCATAAGCGTAGTTGTTGCTGTTTCAGTTGCTACGCTATAGCCAAAAATTTCACTTAATGTAGCTTTCAATTTGTGCATGTTTTTCACTGTTATTTCAACAGTGCCCATACCTTGAATTTGGTGCTCTGCTGGAACAGGAGAGCCTTCATATGTTTCCCAATGCGCAACCTTTGTGTTTGGTGAAGCAATAAGTGCCATACGTAACCCTTCAGAATCCTCAAAAAGTAGGG
This portion of the Solibacillus daqui genome encodes:
- a CDS encoding carbon starvation protein A produces the protein MFTLLGSIALLIVGYIVYGKFIEKVFIVNDTTPTPAYTKADNLDYMPMPAWKGWIIQLLNIAGLGPIYGAIAGALYGPVAMIWIVFGCIFAGAVHDYFAGMLSLRHGGAQFPALVQRYLGKVMRVFTDIVSVVLMVLVAAAFTAGPAAVLSSKLGITFMTALIAIFIYFLLAAILPINQIIGRIYPVFGAVLIIMAGAVLVALVTSDIAIPEVSLTNMHPNDLPVWPLLMVTISCGAISGFHSTQSPIISRTIKKESEGRKVFFGAMIGEGVIALIWCAAGMSFYGGTEGLLPKLAEIGAGGVVDEISIALLGTFGSILAILGIVILPITTGDTSLRSARMIVLDFLGSRLPKNNATPILATVAVAAPAFFLSTIDYQFLWRYVGMTNQMVATVMLWVAASYLLKTGKFHWIAGLPALFMTSVVFVYLMVAPEGFALAYDTGVIIGLSFTVLVAFNYIYQIFKRKAFTNPVFLSEK
- a CDS encoding glucosaminidase domain-containing protein, translated to MFKPMNTATPQQIEETPTVEAFIGEIAETARKLGADNDLYASVMIAQAILESKSGQSGLAASPNYNLFGIKGKYQNNSVALETLEDDGEGNMTTIQAEFRKYTSYEESLKDYVNLLRNGVSWNKQFYTSVFKSNTTSYKDATHFLTGTYATDSKYNEKLNALIAQYDLAQYDNPIQSKKTIQVEAGDSLTLIAEAHHVKVTSIKQWNQLNSNNLEAGQSLNIYY
- a CDS encoding TIGR02206 family membrane protein, coding for MLNEKIQSLENGFRLFDWYHLSWLMLTGLVICIMYKIYSSADIKRQKKIRIRLALVILLLESKKNLVLVWQGEFWYGSLPLHLCGLGIFIVLAHALLKGHHLDMLLYFLTMPGAFMSLLTPDWTNVSAFNYLHFHSFLFHVLLFAYPVTMLLSKELTLSIRKMWQPILFSCVTVPVIYILNVLWGTNFMFINQAAEGTPLMLLEQYLGRQYYILGFIGLVMVFWLLLLLPIIVCKKTQY
- a CDS encoding LLM class flavin-dependent oxidoreductase, with protein sequence MENYRIDEKNGMEFGLYTLGDHIPNPLTGSRISAQERIHEIIETSKFAEQAGIDVFAVGESHQQYFATQAHSVVLGAIAQATSKIKLASSATVLSVADPVRVYEDFATLDLISNGRAEIVAGRGSRVGAHELFGVSLRDYEEIFEEKLALLKQLNDKDIVNYEGKFRAPLKDAHILPQPLNGSLPIWRAVGGPPESAIKAGYMGIPMMLTTLGGPAMAFAPSVDAYREAATRSGHDASKLPIATTSLFYVTETEAEALEGMYPHLNGGMQAIRGQGYPRGQFEASTSVTDALMVGSTNQIIEKLHYQYELYGMQRFMAQIDFGGVPLEKVMKNIEIIGNDIIPAVKKFTAK
- a CDS encoding ring-cleaving dioxygenase encodes the protein MYTIPGHHHISMITKNAKTNNHFYREVLGLRRVKLTVNQDDTSMYHLFYGDKTGSPGTELSFFEIPLVGRTHRGTNAITKIGLIVPSEESLVYWQQRLSSYGVGQSEITMYAGRPALLFEDSEGLRMALIASPNTKVAHWETYEGSPVPAEHQIQGMGTVEITVKNMHKLKATLSEIFGYSVATETATTTLMQSIDNELFGEIYIIEQDGISEKPGRGSIHHLAIRVKNEEELIYWNEQVKKRGFMSSGIVDRFYFKSLYFRESNGILFEIATDGPGFLIDGNIETLGEQLDLPDFLEPKRAEITAKLKPIE